The following are from one region of the Paenibacillus protaetiae genome:
- the rplA gene encoding 50S ribosomal protein L1: MAKHGKKYLEAAKLIDSEATYEPQEAIELVKKAATAKFDESVEVAVRLGVDPRKQDQAVRGVVVLPHGTGKTKRVLVFAKGDKAKEAEAAGADFVGDADMINKIQQGWFEFDVCVATPDMMAEVGKLGRILGGKGLMPNPKAGTVTFDVTKAVQEIKAGKIEYRLDKAGQIHAPIGKVSFDAEKLNENLRTLVDALNRAKPAAAKGVYLKNISVSSTMGPGARVSTASFR, from the coding sequence ATGGCTAAGCACGGTAAGAAATATCTTGAAGCTGCTAAGCTGATTGACAGCGAAGCAACTTACGAGCCGCAAGAAGCAATCGAGCTCGTGAAAAAAGCTGCAACTGCCAAATTCGACGAGTCCGTTGAAGTAGCAGTTCGCCTGGGTGTTGACCCTCGTAAACAAGACCAAGCCGTTCGCGGTGTAGTTGTACTTCCGCACGGTACTGGTAAAACAAAACGCGTCCTCGTATTCGCTAAAGGCGACAAAGCGAAGGAAGCGGAAGCTGCTGGCGCTGACTTTGTTGGCGATGCAGACATGATCAACAAAATCCAACAAGGCTGGTTCGAATTCGACGTCTGCGTAGCAACGCCGGATATGATGGCTGAAGTTGGTAAACTCGGTCGTATTCTCGGTGGTAAAGGCCTCATGCCTAACCCTAAAGCCGGCACTGTAACGTTTGACGTTACAAAAGCTGTGCAAGAGATTAAAGCCGGTAAAATCGAGTACCGTCTCGATAAAGCAGGTCAAATCCATGCTCCAATCGGTAAAGTATCCTTCGACGCAGAGAAGCTGAACGAAAACCTTCGTACGCTTGTTGACGCGCTGAACCGTGCTAAACCGGCTGCTGCTAAAGGGGTTTACCTGAAAAACATTTCCGTATCTTCGACAATGGGTCCTGGCGCTCGTGTTTCCACGGCTTCCTTCCGTTAA
- the gltX gene encoding glutamate--tRNA ligase produces MTQEVRVRYAPSPTGHLHIGNARTALFNYLFARNLGGKLIVRIEDTDVKRNVEGGEQSQLTYLKWLGMDWDESVDVGGGYGPYRQTERLDIYEKYWQDLLDRGLAYRCYCTEEELEQEREEQIARGETPRYSGKHRDLTEEQRKAYEAEGRVASIRFRVPEGKTYAWDDMVKGTISFDTAETGDFVIVKKDGIPTYNFAVVLDDHLMRISHVLRGEDHISNTPRQLMIYEAFGWEPPQFAHMTLIVNESRKKLSKRDESIIQFIEQYDQLGYLPEAMFNFIALLGWSPEGEQEIFTREELIAAFSAQRLSKSPAVFDTHKLSWMNGEYIKKTDLNRLVDMCLPHLRKAGRAADDLDAEGREWVTSLVALYQDKLRSASEIVPLTELFFQDEVTDEAEAAEVLAEEQVPAVLAAFLARLEAEASSFTVDGIKDSIKAVQKETGFKGKQLFMPIRAALTGQTHGPDLNQSIVLLGRDKVISRLKSRLA; encoded by the coding sequence ATGACGCAGGAAGTGCGCGTACGTTATGCTCCGTCTCCGACGGGCCATTTACATATCGGCAATGCAAGAACGGCTTTATTTAATTATTTATTTGCACGAAACTTGGGCGGCAAGCTCATTGTCCGCATCGAGGATACGGACGTGAAGCGCAATGTGGAAGGCGGCGAGCAAAGCCAGCTGACCTATTTGAAATGGCTGGGCATGGACTGGGATGAAAGCGTGGATGTAGGCGGCGGATACGGACCGTATCGCCAGACCGAACGCCTCGATATTTACGAGAAGTATTGGCAGGACCTGCTGGACCGCGGCCTTGCTTACCGCTGCTATTGCACGGAGGAAGAACTGGAGCAGGAGCGCGAGGAGCAGATTGCAAGAGGCGAAACGCCTCGTTATTCCGGCAAGCACCGTGACCTGACGGAAGAGCAGCGCAAGGCGTATGAAGCGGAGGGCCGCGTAGCGAGCATCCGGTTCCGTGTGCCGGAAGGCAAAACATACGCTTGGGACGATATGGTGAAGGGCACGATTTCATTTGATACGGCGGAGACGGGCGATTTTGTCATTGTGAAAAAAGACGGCATCCCGACGTACAACTTTGCGGTTGTGCTGGATGACCATCTGATGCGCATCAGCCACGTGCTGCGCGGGGAAGACCATATTTCCAATACGCCGCGCCAGCTGATGATTTACGAAGCGTTTGGCTGGGAACCGCCGCAATTCGCGCATATGACGCTTATTGTGAATGAGAGCCGCAAAAAGCTGAGCAAACGCGATGAGTCGATTATCCAGTTTATCGAGCAATACGATCAGCTTGGTTATTTGCCGGAAGCGATGTTTAACTTTATCGCCCTGCTTGGCTGGTCGCCGGAAGGCGAGCAGGAGATCTTTACGCGCGAAGAGCTGATCGCCGCGTTTAGTGCCCAGCGCCTGAGCAAAAGCCCGGCTGTTTTTGATACGCACAAGCTGAGCTGGATGAACGGTGAATACATCAAGAAAACGGACTTGAACCGTCTCGTGGATATGTGCCTGCCGCATTTGCGCAAGGCCGGCCGCGCAGCGGATGACCTTGATGCCGAAGGGCGCGAATGGGTAACGAGCCTGGTGGCGCTGTATCAGGATAAGCTTCGTTCGGCAAGCGAAATCGTGCCGCTTACGGAACTGTTCTTCCAGGATGAAGTGACAGATGAAGCGGAAGCGGCGGAGGTGCTGGCGGAAGAACAGGTGCCGGCGGTGCTGGCCGCATTCCTGGCCCGTCTCGAAGCAGAGGCTTCTTCTTTTACGGTTGACGGCATTAAAGATTCGATCAAGGCGGTACAGAAGGAAACCGGGTTTAAAGGAAAACAGCTGTTTATGCCGATTCGTGCTGCCTTGACCGGACAGACGCATGGACCGGACCTGAACCAGTCGATCGTGCTGCTGGGCAGGGACAAAGTGATCTCCCGCTTGAAAAGCCGCTTGGCTTAA
- a CDS encoding class I SAM-dependent methyltransferase, translating into MAGHYYSAKPDVKSDRQTVETKIRDFSFRFVTDAGVFSKSAVDYGSRVLLETLTINPDAKVLDVGCGYGPIGLTAAKLAPQGHVTMIDINERAVELARHNAKLNGIANVTIVQSDLYEKVKDAAFDTILTNPPIRAGKAVVHRIFEEGYERLVPGGRMWVVIQKKQGAPSAEAKLLSLFGQVDEITKDKGYRIFCAVKSGE; encoded by the coding sequence ATGGCTGGCCATTATTATTCGGCAAAACCGGACGTGAAGTCGGACCGGCAAACGGTTGAAACGAAAATTCGGGATTTTTCGTTTCGTTTTGTGACGGATGCGGGCGTATTCTCAAAGTCTGCTGTAGATTACGGAAGCAGAGTGCTGCTTGAAACATTAACGATTAATCCGGACGCCAAGGTGCTGGATGTCGGCTGCGGTTACGGCCCGATTGGACTAACGGCAGCAAAACTGGCGCCGCAAGGCCATGTTACGATGATCGACATTAACGAGCGAGCTGTCGAGCTGGCCCGTCATAACGCCAAGCTGAACGGCATCGCCAATGTGACGATTGTTCAAAGCGATCTATATGAGAAAGTAAAAGATGCAGCATTTGATACTATTTTGACTAATCCGCCGATTCGTGCGGGCAAAGCCGTTGTCCACCGGATTTTCGAAGAAGGTTATGAACGGCTTGTGCCGGGCGGCCGCATGTGGGTCGTTATTCAGAAGAAGCAGGGCGCGCCTTCTGCGGAAGCTAAATTGCTGTCGCTTTTTGGCCAAGTGGATGAAATAACAAAGGATAAAGGCTACCGCATCTTTTGTGCCGTTAAATCCGGCGAGTGA
- the rplL gene encoding 50S ribosomal protein L7/L12, with protein MSKEQILEAIKGMNVLELNDLVKAIEEEFGVTAAAPVAVVAGGGAAEAAAQTEFDVILTNAGASKINVIKVVREITGLGLKEAKDLVDGAPKPIKEKVAKEEADAVKAKLEEAGATVEVK; from the coding sequence ATGAGCAAAGAGCAAATCTTGGAAGCCATTAAAGGCATGAACGTTCTCGAACTGAACGATCTCGTTAAAGCAATCGAAGAAGAATTCGGCGTAACAGCTGCTGCACCAGTAGCAGTAGTTGCTGGCGGCGGCGCTGCTGAAGCTGCTGCACAAACTGAATTCGACGTAATCCTGACTAACGCAGGCGCTTCGAAAATCAACGTAATCAAAGTGGTTCGCGAAATCACGGGTCTTGGCCTGAAAGAAGCAAAAGACCTGGTTGACGGCGCTCCAAAACCAATCAAAGAAAAAGTGGCTAAAGAAGAAGCTGACGCTGTTAAAGCTAAGCTCGAAGAAGCTGGCGCTACTGTAGAAGTGAAATAA
- the rpmG gene encoding 50S ribosomal protein L33, which yields MRVIITLACTNCKQRNYTSNKNKRNHPDRIELKKFCKFCNEQTPHRETR from the coding sequence ATGCGGGTAATTATCACGTTGGCTTGCACAAACTGCAAACAAAGAAACTATACGAGCAATAAAAACAAGCGCAACCACCCCGACCGCATCGAGTTGAAGAAGTTTTGCAAGTTCTGTAACGAGCAGACTCCTCATCGCGAGACGCGATAG
- the cysE gene encoding serine O-acetyltransferase produces the protein MFRRIRSDIETVFENDPAARSRFEVIFTYSGLHALWAHRIAHAFFRKRLFTIARIISQISRFMTGIEIHPGARIGERFFIDHGMGVVIGETCEIGNDVVIYQGVTLGGTGKEKGKRHPTIGNNVVIGSGAKILGSFTVGDNCNVGSNAVVLREVPPNCTVVGNPGRIVKRNGERVSRLDHNQLPDPVVEMFREMQTQIDRLHQELELLKKQPVPGGEFKQ, from the coding sequence ATGTTTCGCCGTATCCGGTCGGATATTGAGACAGTATTTGAGAACGACCCCGCTGCCCGGAGCCGCTTCGAAGTCATTTTTACGTATTCCGGCCTTCATGCCTTGTGGGCGCACCGAATCGCTCACGCTTTTTTCCGCAAGCGCTTGTTTACTATCGCACGTATTATTTCCCAAATCAGCCGCTTTATGACCGGGATCGAAATCCATCCGGGCGCCCGCATCGGCGAGCGGTTTTTCATTGACCACGGCATGGGCGTTGTGATAGGCGAAACATGTGAAATCGGGAACGATGTTGTCATTTATCAGGGGGTTACGCTGGGCGGTACAGGTAAAGAGAAAGGGAAACGGCATCCCACTATCGGCAATAATGTGGTTATCGGTTCCGGAGCAAAGATACTAGGTTCGTTTACAGTTGGCGATAATTGCAATGTAGGTTCCAATGCGGTTGTTCTTCGTGAAGTGCCTCCCAATTGTACGGTTGTAGGCAATCCCGGACGGATCGTAAAAAGAAACGGAGAGCGGGTCAGCAGGCTTGATCATAATCAGCTGCCGGACCCGGTGGTAGAAATGTTTCGCGAGATGCAAACCCAAATCGACAGGCTTCATCAAGAGCTTGAGCTGCTGAAGAAGCAGCCTGTTCCAGGAGGAGAATTCAAACAATGA
- the rlmB gene encoding 23S rRNA (guanosine(2251)-2'-O)-methyltransferase RlmB yields MSNHDTDTQELIAGKHPVMEALRSGREINKIWIAENAQKHLTIPIMTEAKKLGIVVQHVDKRKLDSMVQDVPHQGIVAQAAAYQYAEIEDILAVAKERGETPFLLLLDEIEDPHNLGSILRTAECTGVHGVIIPKRRSAGLTATVLKTSAGAAEHVPVARVTNLAQTIDRLKEEGVWIAGTDVAAKQDVYDTGFDLPLAVVIGNESKGMGRLIKEKCDFLVKLPMLGQLNSLNASVAAGVLMYEVVRQRRQG; encoded by the coding sequence ATGTCGAACCACGACACCGATACGCAGGAACTAATTGCGGGTAAACACCCGGTTATGGAAGCTTTGCGCTCCGGCCGGGAAATCAATAAAATTTGGATTGCGGAAAATGCGCAAAAGCATTTGACCATTCCGATCATGACCGAGGCGAAAAAGCTGGGCATCGTCGTTCAGCATGTGGACAAGCGCAAGCTGGACAGCATGGTGCAGGACGTGCCGCATCAGGGAATCGTTGCCCAGGCGGCTGCTTATCAATATGCCGAGATTGAGGATATTCTGGCTGTGGCCAAAGAGCGGGGAGAGACGCCGTTTCTGCTGCTGCTTGATGAGATCGAGGATCCCCATAACCTGGGCTCCATTCTCCGCACGGCGGAATGCACCGGCGTTCACGGCGTCATTATTCCAAAGCGGCGTTCCGCAGGCTTGACCGCAACAGTGCTTAAGACGTCGGCAGGCGCTGCCGAACACGTGCCGGTTGCCCGGGTAACCAACCTGGCCCAAACCATTGACCGCCTGAAGGAAGAAGGCGTCTGGATCGCCGGTACGGATGTTGCTGCGAAACAGGATGTATACGATACCGGTTTTGATCTGCCGCTTGCCGTAGTCATTGGCAATGAAAGCAAAGGAATGGGGCGCTTAATTAAAGAAAAATGCGATTTCCTCGTCAAGCTTCCGATGCTGGGCCAGCTGAACTCGCTTAACGCTTCCGTTGCAGCAGGTGTGCTGATGTATGAGGTTGTAAGGCAGCGGCGGCAAGGTTAG
- the cysS gene encoding cysteine--tRNA ligase — MTVSIYNTMTRSKEAFKSLEPGKVNMYVCGPTVYDYIHIGNARPAIFFDVVRRYLEFTGYDVNYVVNFTDVDDKLIRKAEQLGETVPEVAERFIAAFREDIAGLGIRPATLNPRVTEQIPEIIAFIKGLVDTDYAYASDGDVYFRTSKFEEYGKLSHQNLEELQFGIRIEVGERKENPADFVLWKGAKPGEINWESPWGPGRPGWHIECSAMARKFLGDTLDIHGGGHDLQFPHHECEVAQSEALTGKPLANYWMHNGYIHINNEKMSKSLGNGITVHELLKRIKPQAIRYFMLSAHYRSPINFSDDTIAQAEKSVERIANSASNLKHRLAALGEQPAAAAEAGTILPSGEAELDAKLAAILEQFQAKMDDDFNTPDAITALFDLVAEANQYMNRSEASAAGLKSLLHLLETLDRVLGLLPGSADDELLDGEIEQLIVERTEARASRNWSRADEIRDLLTAKGIVLEDTPQGIRWRRK, encoded by the coding sequence ATGACGGTTTCGATTTACAACACGATGACCCGTTCGAAGGAAGCGTTCAAATCGCTCGAACCGGGAAAAGTGAATATGTACGTATGCGGCCCAACCGTTTATGACTATATCCATATCGGCAATGCGCGCCCTGCCATCTTTTTTGATGTGGTGCGCCGGTATTTGGAGTTTACAGGCTATGATGTGAATTATGTCGTGAACTTCACGGATGTGGACGACAAGCTGATCCGCAAAGCGGAGCAGCTGGGCGAGACCGTACCGGAAGTGGCGGAGCGGTTTATTGCAGCGTTCCGGGAAGACATCGCAGGGCTGGGCATCCGCCCGGCGACTCTTAATCCGCGGGTTACAGAGCAGATTCCGGAAATTATCGCTTTCATCAAAGGGCTGGTCGACACGGATTACGCTTATGCCAGCGATGGCGATGTTTATTTCCGCACTTCCAAATTTGAGGAATACGGCAAGTTGTCCCATCAAAATTTGGAGGAGCTGCAGTTCGGCATCCGGATTGAAGTAGGCGAGCGGAAAGAGAACCCGGCCGACTTTGTGTTATGGAAAGGCGCTAAGCCCGGGGAAATCAATTGGGAAAGCCCTTGGGGGCCGGGCCGTCCAGGCTGGCATATCGAATGCTCCGCAATGGCCCGCAAGTTTTTGGGGGATACGCTGGATATTCACGGCGGCGGCCACGACTTGCAGTTCCCGCATCATGAATGCGAGGTGGCACAGTCGGAAGCGTTGACCGGCAAACCGCTGGCGAATTATTGGATGCATAACGGGTACATTCATATTAATAATGAGAAAATGTCCAAGTCGCTGGGCAACGGCATTACGGTGCATGAGCTGCTGAAGCGGATTAAGCCGCAGGCAATTCGTTACTTCATGCTGTCGGCGCATTACCGCAGCCCAATCAATTTCAGCGACGATACGATCGCACAAGCGGAAAAAAGCGTGGAGCGCATCGCCAACAGCGCTTCGAACTTGAAGCATCGTCTGGCCGCGCTGGGCGAGCAGCCGGCGGCCGCAGCTGAAGCGGGAACGATTTTGCCTTCCGGCGAAGCGGAACTGGATGCGAAGCTTGCGGCTATTCTGGAGCAGTTCCAGGCGAAAATGGACGACGACTTTAATACGCCGGATGCGATTACCGCTTTGTTCGACCTGGTAGCAGAAGCGAATCAGTACATGAACCGCAGTGAGGCTTCGGCTGCAGGACTCAAGTCGCTGCTGCACTTGCTGGAAACGCTGGACCGGGTGCTCGGCCTGCTGCCAGGCAGCGCCGATGATGAACTGCTTGACGGCGAGATCGAGCAGCTCATTGTGGAGCGCACGGAAGCGCGCGCCAGCAGAAACTGGTCAAGAGCCGATGAGATCCGTGATTTGCTGACGGCCAAAGGCATCGTTCTGGAGGATACCCCGCAAGGGATCCGCTGGCGGCGCAAATGA
- the nusG gene encoding transcription termination/antitermination protein NusG has translation MEKRWYVVHTYSGYENKVKANLERRVESMGMEDKIFRVLVPMEEELVDKDGKKKTVMRKVYPGYVLVEMIQTDDSWYVVRNTPGVTGFVGSTGSGSKPTPLMPEEVEQILKHMGMDEPKPKIEFELKETVRVKVGPFADFVGSVEEILLDKAKLKVHVNMFGRETPLELDYTQVEKI, from the coding sequence ATGGAAAAAAGATGGTATGTCGTGCACACTTACTCTGGCTATGAGAACAAGGTGAAAGCCAATCTCGAGCGTCGCGTTGAATCAATGGGTATGGAAGACAAAATCTTCCGCGTACTCGTCCCTATGGAAGAGGAACTGGTAGACAAGGATGGCAAGAAGAAAACGGTCATGCGTAAAGTCTACCCGGGTTACGTCCTTGTGGAAATGATTCAGACGGATGATTCTTGGTATGTTGTTCGTAATACGCCGGGCGTAACGGGATTTGTTGGTTCGACAGGTTCCGGTTCCAAGCCGACTCCGCTCATGCCTGAAGAAGTGGAACAAATTCTGAAGCACATGGGTATGGATGAGCCAAAACCGAAAATCGAATTCGAATTGAAAGAAACCGTCCGCGTCAAAGTAGGCCCTTTTGCAGACTTTGTTGGCTCCGTAGAAGAAATTCTGCTCGACAAAGCGAAGCTTAAGGTACATGTGAACATGTTTGGCAGGGAAACCCCGCTTGAGCTGGATTACACTCAAGTGGAGAAGATATAA
- a CDS encoding NYN domain-containing protein: protein MSRRDDIILVDGYNMIGAWPVLAKLKDKGLEEARDKLLDMLADYQGFTGRKVYVIFDAHQVPGLGASYSQHKLNIVFTKEKETADECIERLVSELALRRRDIYVATSDLVEQHVTFGRGALRISARELLIEIVQNRKNIERRLSEDNSQIKRNTLQGNVKPDVLSQLEKWRRGDS from the coding sequence ATGAGCCGTCGCGACGATATTATTCTTGTTGACGGCTACAATATGATCGGGGCTTGGCCCGTTCTCGCCAAACTGAAGGACAAAGGACTGGAGGAGGCAAGGGACAAGCTTCTCGACATGCTGGCCGACTATCAGGGCTTCACCGGCAGGAAAGTTTACGTTATTTTTGACGCCCATCAAGTTCCCGGACTTGGAGCCTCCTACTCCCAGCATAAGCTGAACATTGTTTTTACAAAAGAGAAAGAAACGGCGGATGAATGCATTGAACGGCTCGTATCTGAGCTGGCGCTTCGCCGCCGTGACATCTATGTTGCCACCTCCGACCTGGTTGAGCAGCATGTCACCTTCGGAAGAGGAGCGCTCCGGATATCGGCCAGGGAACTGTTAATCGAAATTGTGCAAAACCGGAAAAACATCGAACGGCGGTTGAGCGAAGACAACAGCCAGATCAAACGCAATACGCTGCAGGGCAATGTGAAGCCGGATGTGCTGTCGCAGCTGGAGAAATGGCGGCGGGGAGATTCCTAG
- the rplJ gene encoding 50S ribosomal protein L10 has product MANAKIIQGKQQAVEEITSKLRESSSTVVADYRGLNVAQVTELRKQLREAGVEFQVLKNSLVRRASEAAELSGLNEILTGPTAIAFSKEDAVAPAKILNDFAKKNEALKLKGGVVEGQVVDLAQIKALAELPSREGLLSMLLSVLQAPMRNFALAVKAVAEKQEQQA; this is encoded by the coding sequence TTGGCTAACGCTAAGATTATTCAAGGCAAACAACAAGCAGTTGAAGAAATCACTTCGAAACTGCGCGAAAGCTCCAGCACGGTCGTTGCTGACTACCGCGGTCTGAACGTAGCGCAAGTAACAGAACTTCGCAAACAGCTTCGTGAAGCTGGCGTTGAGTTCCAAGTTCTGAAAAACTCGCTCGTTCGCCGTGCATCGGAAGCAGCTGAGTTGTCGGGTCTGAACGAAATTCTGACAGGTCCTACAGCTATCGCATTCAGCAAAGAGGATGCTGTCGCTCCAGCGAAAATCTTGAACGATTTCGCGAAGAAGAACGAAGCGCTCAAGCTGAAAGGCGGCGTCGTTGAAGGTCAAGTCGTTGACCTCGCTCAAATCAAAGCACTGGCAGAACTTCCTTCCCGCGAAGGTTTGCTCTCCATGCTCCTCAGCGTCCTGCAAGCGCCTATGCGCAACTTCGCCCTTGCGGTTAAAGCAGTTGCTGAAAAACAAGAACAACAAGCGTAA
- the sigH gene encoding RNA polymerase sporulation sigma factor SigH produces the protein MSIDLREWSTLEYGCSTDEEIVEAVRNGDSLALEYLINKYKNFVRAKARSYFLIGADREDIVQEGMIGLYKSIRDFRGDKLASFKAFAELCITRQIITAIKTATRQKHIPLNSYVSLDKPIYDEDSDRTLLDVICGTRVSDPEELIINREEFTGLEDKMSEILSDLERKVLMLYLDGRSYQEIAVDLDRHVKSIDNALQRVKRKLERYLEVRDISG, from the coding sequence GTGAGCATCGACCTCAGAGAGTGGAGTACGCTGGAATACGGTTGCAGTACGGACGAGGAGATCGTCGAAGCGGTACGCAATGGCGACAGCTTAGCACTGGAATACTTGATTAATAAGTATAAAAATTTTGTTCGTGCCAAGGCTCGTTCCTACTTTCTCATCGGCGCCGACCGTGAAGATATTGTGCAGGAAGGCATGATAGGCTTGTATAAGTCTATTCGTGATTTTCGCGGGGACAAGCTTGCGAGCTTCAAAGCGTTTGCGGAGCTGTGCATAACGAGGCAGATCATTACGGCCATTAAGACGGCAACAAGGCAGAAGCATATTCCGCTGAACTCGTACGTGTCGCTGGACAAGCCGATTTATGATGAGGATTCGGACCGGACGCTTCTTGATGTCATTTGCGGCACTCGCGTTTCTGACCCCGAGGAGCTCATTATTAACCGTGAAGAGTTTACCGGACTCGAGGACAAAATGTCCGAAATTTTAAGCGATCTGGAGCGCAAAGTTCTGATGCTTTATTTGGATGGGCGATCATACCAGGAAATCGCCGTTGATCTTGACCGGCATGTGAAGTCGATCGACAATGCTTTGCAGCGCGTGAAACGGAAGCTGGAGCGTTATTTGGAAGTCCGCGATATTAGCGGTTAA
- the secE gene encoding preprotein translocase subunit SecE has protein sequence MAFFANVKRSFGKTFGFFTDSWAELKKVRWPNRKELTSYSIVVLLTVLFVTIYFWVLDIGISSLVELIV, from the coding sequence GTGGCGTTTTTTGCTAATGTGAAGCGTAGCTTCGGCAAAACGTTTGGTTTCTTTACCGACAGCTGGGCAGAGCTCAAGAAAGTCCGCTGGCCAAATCGTAAAGAGTTGACAAGCTATTCGATCGTTGTACTCTTGACGGTCCTGTTTGTGACGATTTACTTTTGGGTTCTTGACATCGGGATCTCAAGTTTGGTTGAACTGATTGTTTAA
- the rplK gene encoding 50S ribosomal protein L11 has protein sequence MAKKVIKLVKLQVPAGKANPAPPIGPALGQAGVNIMAFCKEFNARTADQAGLIIPVVITVFEDRSFTFETKTPPAAVLLRVAAGIEKGSGEPNKKKVATVKRDKVREIAEQKMPDLNAASVEAAMLMIEGTARSMGITIAD, from the coding sequence ATGGCAAAGAAAGTCATCAAGCTCGTTAAATTGCAAGTGCCAGCTGGTAAAGCGAATCCTGCTCCTCCAATTGGTCCTGCACTTGGTCAAGCAGGCGTTAACATTATGGCATTCTGTAAAGAATTTAATGCTCGTACTGCAGATCAAGCTGGTTTGATCATTCCGGTCGTTATCACGGTGTTTGAGGATCGTTCGTTTACGTTCGAAACTAAAACTCCGCCGGCAGCTGTCCTTCTTCGCGTAGCAGCAGGAATCGAGAAAGGTTCCGGCGAGCCTAACAAAAAGAAAGTCGCTACGGTTAAACGTGATAAAGTCCGTGAAATCGCTGAACAAAAAATGCCTGACCTTAACGCAGCGTCCGTCGAAGCAGCTATGCTGATGATCGAAGGTACTGCTCGCAGCATGGGCATCACGATCGCTGACTAA
- a CDS encoding Mini-ribonuclease 3: MSGNDHKLTQHKASDGEAKRSAASLLPESGVDHAGASPLLFYPPSKQVNLMNPVVLAYVGDAVFELLVRQYLVAGPNHKSHILHKDATAIVSAKAQRAMLERLQPLLTEEEAEIVRRGRNSKSGAPPKNADPADYRQATALECLCGHLFYQGKTERLQELFAAGLPD, encoded by the coding sequence ATGAGCGGTAACGATCATAAGCTGACGCAGCACAAAGCGTCAGACGGAGAAGCGAAGCGGAGTGCCGCTTCGCTTTTGCCGGAGAGCGGAGTAGACCATGCGGGCGCAAGCCCGCTTCTGTTCTATCCGCCTTCGAAGCAGGTGAACCTGATGAACCCGGTAGTGCTCGCTTATGTCGGGGACGCGGTATTCGAACTGCTGGTCCGGCAATATCTCGTCGCCGGGCCTAACCATAAGTCGCATATTTTGCACAAGGATGCAACGGCGATTGTGTCGGCCAAAGCCCAGCGCGCCATGCTGGAGCGGCTGCAGCCGCTGCTGACCGAAGAAGAAGCGGAGATCGTCCGCCGCGGACGCAACTCCAAATCGGGAGCGCCGCCGAAAAACGCCGACCCTGCCGATTATCGACAGGCGACGGCGCTGGAATGCTTATGCGGCCATTTATTTTATCAAGGGAAAACGGAACGGTTGCAGGAACTGTTTGCAGCGGGATTGCCGGACTAG